A window from Chloroflexota bacterium encodes these proteins:
- a CDS encoding vitamin B12 dependent methionine synthase, whose product MDTLILDNISFEPDYDELAQRLRVRPGRSSEKELIQLLDEARQIARPKAIYRIGYIDAKTEDSVSIGDTILTSRVLRVNLEATQRCFLYIATCGRELHEWQHSISDMLAQFYADTISNAALQSARTALEEHLTESYNLGHTATMNPGSLEDWPLQAQIPLFKMLGNTQNTIGVELLDSLLMVPGQTVSGIRFETESSFASCQLCPRESCPNRKAPYDAELFDQKFAAQ is encoded by the coding sequence ATGGATACTTTGATACTCGACAACATTTCCTTTGAACCCGACTACGACGAACTGGCGCAAAGGCTGCGCGTGCGCCCCGGACGTTCCAGCGAAAAAGAGTTGATCCAATTGCTGGATGAAGCCCGCCAAATTGCCCGCCCGAAAGCCATCTATCGCATCGGCTATATTGATGCGAAAACAGAAGATAGTGTGTCGATTGGGGATACTATCCTGACCAGTCGGGTGCTACGGGTCAATTTGGAAGCCACCCAGCGTTGCTTTTTGTATATCGCCACCTGCGGGCGCGAGCTGCACGAATGGCAGCATTCGATTAGCGATATGCTGGCGCAGTTTTACGCCGATACGATCAGTAATGCTGCATTGCAATCAGCAAGAACCGCGCTCGAAGAACACCTGACCGAATCGTACAATCTCGGCCATACAGCCACCATGAATCCCGGCTCGCTGGAAGATTGGCCGCTACAAGCGCAAATTCCGCTCTTCAAGATGCTGGGCAATACGCAGAACACGATTGGCGTGGAACTGTTGGACAGTTTGTTGATGGTACCCGGGCAAACGGTTTCAGGGATTCGTTTTGAAACCGAGAGTAGTTTTGCGAGCTGTCAACTGTGCCCAAGAGAAAGCTGCCCCAACCGCAAAGCGCCTTACGATGCCGAATTATTTGACCAGAAATTTGCTGCACAATAA